Proteins encoded by one window of Salvia splendens isolate huo1 chromosome 5, SspV2, whole genome shotgun sequence:
- the LOC121805618 gene encoding protein TIC 21, chloroplastic-like produces MQTLLLPAARTGLAPPPPSIKAAVSCNFSRHFLRFNTSPFPHSSLSSLKFLQSLSPPYTILNNHSAKTLASAPTPTAAAYTSPSDESEKAKLAQVSKRLEKTSRYFKRLGSFGFWGQLVCTVVAAVILSFSVVITGKITSPPTFYATAGGIAAAFISVFWSFGYIRLSDRLRRTATDPSKAPPRADVVRSLQNGIGINVLGIGAAILGMQATVGLLVAKALTTSATPYYQGIAPGNSPVLALDVFLVQASANTIMSHFIGLVCSLELLRSVTLPSSETVLIPKIA; encoded by the exons ATGCAAACTCTTCTTCTGCCGGCAGCTCGCACCGGCCTAGCACCACCACCTCCGTCCATCAAGGCGGCGGTATCATGTAATTTCTCCCGTCATTTTCTCCGATTCAACACCTCCCCCTTTCCTCATTCATCTCTTTCTTCTTTGAAGTTTCTCCAGAGTTTATCCCCACCTTACACAATTCTCAATAATCACAGTGCCAAAACCCTAGCTTCTGCTCCCACTCCCACTGCTGCTGCCTATACTTCTCCAAGTGATGAATCTGAAAAAGCCAAACTCGCTCAG GTTTCGAAGAGATTAGAGAAAACTTCAAGGTACTTCAAGAGATTGGGAAGCTTTGGATTTTGGGGGCAACTGGTTTGCACAGTTGTGGCAGCTGTTATCCTTTCATTTTCTGTTGTCATTACTGGGAAAATCACATCACCTCCTACCTTTTATGCAACTGCTGGTGGTATTGCTGCTGCCTTCATTTCTGTGTTTTGGTCATTTGGGTATATTCGATTATCTGATAGACTTCGGAGGACAGCCACTGATCCTTCAAAG GCACCTCCTCGTGCTGATGTTGTGAGAAGTCTGCAAAACGGCATAGGCATAAATGTCTTGGGCATAGGTGCTGCTATACTTGGCATGCAAGCGACAGTAGGCCTGTTGGTTGCTAAAGCTCTTACCACTTCAGCTACTCCTTATTATCAGGGTATTGCCCCTGGGAACAGCCCTGTTCTTGCCTTGGATGTGTTCTTGGTGCAG GCATCTGCAAACACCATAATGTCACATTTTATCGGACTAGTATGCTCGCTGGAGCTATTGCGCTCTGTCACCTTGCCATCTTCAGAAACTGTTCTCATCCCAAAGATCGCCTAA